The Desulfobulbaceae bacterium genome contains the following window.
AATCACACCACACCGCCCAACCGAAACAAAGCCCGCAAGCCCTGGCCAATACAGTGCGGTTGCCGATTACTGTTTTGATCCCGAAGATGAGAGCAATTGTTGTCCGGCCTGTGGTTGTACCTTTACAATGGGTGGATCAAGGGAGGCGCAATCGTTGACCTGCCCTGACTGCGGGCTTTGTTTCGGTTGAGCAGTGTGGTGTGATTAGTTTTTTATTGCTTTCAAAGATGATGAACTCGCAAAAAATCAGGGGATGGCTAGGCAAAAGGGCCGATATACAAGGCGCGGAGTGTGTTTTGTGAGTGAGGCCATACATATGGTATGCCGAACGAGAAAAACCACCACGCAACGCAGTAGATAGGACTTTTTGCGACGCCATCAAAGATTTTTTCAGGGGGAATGACCCTGGATATTAATTTATAAACAACAAAAAAAGGAGAAAGTACAGATGTATACCCAGATGGGACCAGCTCCCGTATCAACCATTCGTCAGGCCAATACCCAGGCATCGACCATCTTCCTGGCCAAGGTGTTCAATTGGATGGCAATCGGCTTAGGACTTACAGGTGTTGCCGCCTTTTTAACTGTTAACTCACAGGTCATGCAGCAGCTTATTTTCGGCAACCGAATCGTCTTCTACGGTTTGATGTTTGCGGAACTCGGGATGGTCTTCTACCTCTCTGCTCGGCTCCAGCATATCTCTTCTCAAGCGGCGACAGGTCTTTTTCTGGTCTATTCGGCCTTGAACGGGGTGACCTTGTCTGCAATTTTGATGATCTATACCATGTCCTCGGTGGCAGCCACATTTTTTATTACTGCCGGGATGTTTGGGGCCATGGCTATATACGGGATGGTGACCAAGAGAGACCTTACTGGCATGGGATCGTTTATGGTCATGGGGTTGATCGGTATGATCATCGCCTCTGTGGTTAATATCTTTTTGAGTAGTCCGGCAATCTCTTGGGCAGTCTCCGGGATCGGGGTCATCGTCTTTACTGGTTTGACGGCGTATGATGTTCAGAAAATAACCAAAATGGGCGCTGATGGGATCATGGAGCAGGGTGAATCGGCTATCCAGAAGGTCGCGATTATGGGTGCTTTGGCCCTCTATCTTGATTTTATTAATCTGTTTTTGAGCCTGTTGCAGTTCTTCGGCAATCGCCGCGATTAAGAATTGGTTGTATAGTTTTTTATTGAAAGGCGCCGAATTGGCGCCTTTCTTGTTTTCAGCGGATGGAATAGCCATGTCTCTTCGAAATAAATTGCTCCTTTCCTTTGCCGCCATCTGTCTTCTGGTGATTTCTCTGCTGGTCTTGAATTCATTCATGGCTCGGGAGCAGGGGAGTCATGTGCAGAGGCTTCTGGCGATCCACCATCACTATGCCGCGTTGTTGAATTTGAAAAATGCCGTCAACCGGCAACTGAGTGAGGCACAGGATATTTTTATCTACGGTAAGAGTGTTGATGGTAAAAGTTTTCAGGAGACCGCGGCCCAGGTTGGCACAGAGATGCAACGGTTACAGGCAGCAGTGGATTTAACCGAAGCTCTGCCTGTTACTGTCGTTGGCGATGAGATTGATAGCGGCAGGGTACGGATGGTAGAGCTTCAGCATCAATACGAAGATTTGTATCGGGAACTGGTGTTGATGACCATGCTGATTCAGAGCGGTCGTAAGGCCAAGGCCCAGGAGCATTTTCAAACGGAGATCAGCCGGAGGTTTGGCAATTTCTTCAATAAAATTGACGGATGGTTGGTTGTAAAAAAAGAACAGCTTGCCAGTACCGAGGAAGGGTTTGTTTCGATTAATGAGCAACATAACCGGACCTCGTTGATCGCTTTGGTTGCTATAATGGTTATTGTCCTTTTTTTCTCTGGCGTGTTTGTCTATCTCCTTGGTCCTCGTCTTCGGGATATGCTTCGCGGTACCGAGCGAATATCCAAGGGAGATTTTTCGATACCGGTACGGGTCGAAGGTAACGACGAGTTTTCTCGCCTGGCGCTGTCCATGAATCAAATGATGGCAGATCTTGCCACCTCCAGAAAGAAGCTTCTTGAGCAGTCGTATTATTCTGGGATGGCCGATATGGTTTCAGGTACCCTTCATAACTTGCGTAATGCCCTGGCTCCTATTGTCATTGAGCTTGAAGAGCAGCAGCGGGCACTGGTTGGTCTGCGGCTTGAACGAATGGTTCAGGCTTGTGCCGAATTAAAGGGGGGCACGCACGATGTGACGCGTCATGCCGATCTTATCGAGTATCTTGAACTGTCGTTAGTGCGATTACATGAGGGACTTGGTCAGACGGCGGAGGGAATGGCCCTCACCAGGAACAAGGTCGGCGTGGTGGAAAAGGTATTAAATCAGCACAGTTATCTAGCCCGGATGGAGAGACCCCGGGAGATCGTGGTCCTTGCCGAGGTGGTCAATGATTGTCTTGGCCTGGTCCCACAGGACGCTCTGGCCACGATTCCGGTGTTGGTCGATGACAGTGTGGCGGCAATCGGTCCGGTAGTTAGTCAACGGATCGTCTTGGTGCAGGTCCTGGCCAATCTGGTCAGCAACGGTCTGGAGTCGATTCTGCGATCAGGGGCAACTTCCGGGCAGGTGGTGATTGACGCCTCTGAAACCTCAGAAGAAGATGGCGGCAGGCAGGTACACCTCAGGGTGACAGACACCGGGGAGGGAATTCCCGCGGAGATGCTTGAGCGGATCTTTGAACGTGGTATCTCCTCAAAGGGTGTGGGCAGCGGGCTTGGTTTGCATTGGTGTGCCAACGCTACCGCATCGCTTGCCGGAAGGCTGTATGCGGAAAGCGCGGGGCTTGGTTCCGGCACTACCCTGCATCTGGTCCTTAATGTGGATCAAGTAAAGTCGTAAAGCAAGTGTATCGACCCTGCGAGACTCCGAAAGGGTCGACATACAGGTTAGCGAGCGAAGAGAGACTCCGTGGCGTGGGGAGGTTTTCAGTGGTCGCTCAGTTCATACTCAAGGTCTTGAAGTACTGCTCGCAGATTGGCCTTGGTGTTTTTGATGCCGATCTTTTCCCTGATCCGATCACGGTGAAAATCCACGTTCCTTTTGGTCATCTTCAGTTGATCGGAAATGTCTTTGGTTGATATCCCCTGACGGATCAGATTGGCGATATTCAGTTCAGTCGGGGAGAGTCGGAAATATTTGTGTGCCAGATCCTTCATAAATGGGGCTACGATTTCACTAAGATTGGTGCGGATGATTTTGAGAAAGGACTGCTGGTAATCATCAAGCGGGCTTTTTTCAAGTTTGTCCAGATAGGGTTCAATCATTTCGTGGGCCGTAAACATCACCTTTTGTTCTACCTCTCTCTGGTCTTCGTCATTTTTCCGCATCAGTTCTTGAAGCGCTTGATTGGTGCCGGTCAGGTCTTCTGCTTTCTCCGCTAGAGCAGCCTCTGTTTTTTTCAGCTGCTGAGTTGTCTCCCGATATTTCAGGTTCGACAGTTCCAAAGCCTCAATGGTCAGGTTCAACTCTTTGGTGCGTTCCTGTACCAGGGTGTCTAGATGCTGATTGGTTGCGGTCAACTCCTGCTCTGCCTGCCATTTGGCTGAAAGGGCCAAGGCGAACTGCTGGATCTCGTGACTGTGAAAAGGTTTCTGCATGTAGAGCAGGCGATTGGGCGGCTGAACAGTGTGGTTGATTTCCGCAGGGTTGAGGTCGGAGAAGGCGGTTACGATAACAATATTGACCCATGGGTCCAGTTTTCTGATTTCGGAAGCGGCCCATACCCCATCTTTGCCTGGAGGCATCCTGACATCGATGAACGCAACGGAAAAGGGAGATTTTTCAGTTATTGATGTGCGCACAGCCTCAACAGCCTCGTGCCCTTGACGGCAAAGGCAGAGATCAAAGGTTGGCATGACGAACTTCTGTTGACTATCGGGGAAAAGCCTGTTTTCCAGGGCATCGAGTCGAGGCTGAGAAGTGGTCTGGGTACGGCTTCCTGAAAGAACCTGACGATAGGCTTCCAGAATTGATTGCTCATCATCCACGATCAGGATGCGAGGAAGAGAATTCGCTACAGTCATGTGCTGCCTTGAAGAAACAAAGGAAGAGGAATACTGACAGGGATGAGCCCACGCAGTTATAAATGATGATTATTGATTACCCGGTGTCGAAGTGGGATGTCAAACAAAAAAGAAAGAATGAAATCTATCTGTTGTCGAGAATTATCCTTAGCCATTGGAGCGGATGTTCTCGGTGAATGTCCGCCTACACAAGCCTCTTAAAAAAAGGCTCCTCGTTGTGAATAGGACTTCAGAACTTGATCTCACCAATAAGATTTTCTTTAACTCACACCAAACAATAAAGAACCCTAATTAAGTCAAATTTCTTTCTGGGGCTTATAGCTTAGAACAGAGAGGATTTGAAGATGGACGGTGGCGACCAGCATCAAGGAGCAGAGGGCCATCGACCAAAGCTCCGACCGTCCCTCAGTTATCTATGGGAAATTTCGTCCAGAATATTTTCAATCATCCCGGATAAGTTCTGCTTTGCCCGATTACGCTTATCGTCATCCTGCCCAAGACCGCTCTAAAGCCTGGCAGGTTGGGTTAGGAACGAAACCCAACCTTTACAGATGTCGACAAATCAAAACCGAACAACTAAGAAAATCAGGCTATGTGGCAAGGGCATATGGGTTAAT
Protein-coding sequences here:
- a CDS encoding Bax inhibitor-1/YccA family protein; this translates as MYTQMGPAPVSTIRQANTQASTIFLAKVFNWMAIGLGLTGVAAFLTVNSQVMQQLIFGNRIVFYGLMFAELGMVFYLSARLQHISSQAATGLFLVYSALNGVTLSAILMIYTMSSVAATFFITAGMFGAMAIYGMVTKRDLTGMGSFMVMGLIGMIIASVVNIFLSSPAISWAVSGIGVIVFTGLTAYDVQKITKMGADGIMEQGESAIQKVAIMGALALYLDFINLFLSLLQFFGNRRD
- a CDS encoding response regulator, with translation MTVANSLPRILIVDDEQSILEAYRQVLSGSRTQTTSQPRLDALENRLFPDSQQKFVMPTFDLCLCRQGHEAVEAVRTSITEKSPFSVAFIDVRMPPGKDGVWAASEIRKLDPWVNIVIVTAFSDLNPAEINHTVQPPNRLLYMQKPFHSHEIQQFALALSAKWQAEQELTATNQHLDTLVQERTKELNLTIEALELSNLKYRETTQQLKKTEAALAEKAEDLTGTNQALQELMRKNDEDQREVEQKVMFTAHEMIEPYLDKLEKSPLDDYQQSFLKIIRTNLSEIVAPFMKDLAHKYFRLSPTELNIANLIRQGISTKDISDQLKMTKRNVDFHRDRIREKIGIKNTKANLRAVLQDLEYELSDH
- a CDS encoding HAMP domain-containing protein; amino-acid sequence: MSLRNKLLLSFAAICLLVISLLVLNSFMAREQGSHVQRLLAIHHHYAALLNLKNAVNRQLSEAQDIFIYGKSVDGKSFQETAAQVGTEMQRLQAAVDLTEALPVTVVGDEIDSGRVRMVELQHQYEDLYRELVLMTMLIQSGRKAKAQEHFQTEISRRFGNFFNKIDGWLVVKKEQLASTEEGFVSINEQHNRTSLIALVAIMVIVLFFSGVFVYLLGPRLRDMLRGTERISKGDFSIPVRVEGNDEFSRLALSMNQMMADLATSRKKLLEQSYYSGMADMVSGTLHNLRNALAPIVIELEEQQRALVGLRLERMVQACAELKGGTHDVTRHADLIEYLELSLVRLHEGLGQTAEGMALTRNKVGVVEKVLNQHSYLARMERPREIVVLAEVVNDCLGLVPQDALATIPVLVDDSVAAIGPVVSQRIVLVQVLANLVSNGLESILRSGATSGQVVIDASETSEEDGGRQVHLRVTDTGEGIPAEMLERIFERGISSKGVGSGLGLHWCANATASLAGRLYAESAGLGSGTTLHLVLNVDQVKS